In the genome of Bacteroides mediterraneensis, the window CACGACCACGAACACCACCATGACGAAGGCGAAACGGAAGAATACGGTATCAGCAGTTTCGTGTACTACCGCCGTCCGGCCTTCGATATCCATAAGTTCGACCGTTTCCTGGCAACCAAATGGCCGCGCAACGTGATTCGTGCCAAAGGGGTATGCTACTTTGCCCACAACCGTGACATGTCGTACCTCTTCGAACAGGCCGGACGCCAGAAACAGATTACGGAAGCCGGACTCTGGTATGCCACCATGCCCGAAGACGAGCTTATTGAAATGATGAAACGCGAACCTGGACTGGTGAGAGACTGGGACGAACGCTACGGTGACCGCATGCAGAAGATTGTCTTCATCGGCCAGCACCTCGACAAGGAACAGCTGATTAAAGACTTGGATGCTTGTCTGGAATAACTTGAAACGAACTGAATAAAAATATGCCTTCCTGAATCCGCCGGTTAAGCGCTTCAGGAAGGCATACTTGTTTTTTCACCTTATATATTATTGACCTTTCCGGCCTCTACTCAATCTACCTCCTGCAACTGGTTCTTTGCGGTGGCATCCACTTCCTGTAATGTGCATTTCCGCAAGACTACCTGTCCTGCCTGCTTGTCCTCCGGCAGGTCAATCCCTGTCAGACGAATACCGCTTACACGGTCGAACACAAAAGCCGGACGGAAATCATCTTCCTGCAAACGCAGTTTGATGTGACGCAGCTGAATTCCTTTCACATGACGCACATAAAATCCCCACGAAGGAAGTTCCTCAAACATGGTAAACTCCGGATATCCCTTTTCATTTTCAGGCACATCCTTCAACCGGCTCACCGGCATGTAAGCCATCCCCCGCGTAGCGCGGCCCGGATACACAATCTCGATGTTCTCCAAGGTCACATCTTCAATGTCATGCCCCGGTATGCCTGAAATGGAACTGGGGAACGGGTTATGGAAGAACGTCACCGAAGGTCCCCGCAAGTCATAATTAAGGTCCGGACGGCCAAAAGGCACTTCCACATACACATTCTTGATGGACACATGACGCAAGTAACCCGGCTGGTCTCCCGAACGATGCCCCAGACGGATAAAAATCGCATTGCCCGTGTTCACCGCATGTACATTGGAGACCTGCACATGCTCAATCTCCGCTCCATCGACCGACTCAATGGCAATAGCCGAACGGTAAGTATCCTTTACCCAGATACTGTCAATCTTCACGTGCTTGAATCCGCCAAGTGACTCCGTACCAAACTTGATGGCACTGGCACTGCTGATGATGTGACAGTTGGAAATAGAAACCCCGTCGTTCCAGGCCCCTCGGTTGTGCGATTTCAGGCAAATGCCATCGTCGGCTGAATTGATGTAACAGTTCGAGA includes:
- a CDS encoding glycoside hydrolase family 28 protein: MKKQTLFLFLCGLCLWMNTATAIEYNVLRHGVVGDGKTLNTDSLQAAIDNLHASGGGQLYFPAGRYLTGSLQLKSNVVLYLEKEAVLLGSTSPYDYPGFSTEKELKVNDDHFDQALIYAEGAEHIGIRGNGCIDGQGRELALTIDSLHHTGELVDKHYNTYRKRPNTRPKLLFIRGCRNVEIRNARFRSSAAWGLSFSLCSDLTLDSLHVENRAYWNNDGIDISDCKKVRISNCYINSADDGICLKSHNRGAWNDGVSISNCHIISSASAIKFGTESLGGFKHVKIDSIWVKDTYRSAIAIESVDGAEIEHVQVSNVHAVNTGNAIFIRLGHRSGDQPGYLRHVSIKNVYVEVPFGRPDLNYDLRGPSVTFFHNPFPSSISGIPGHDIEDVTLENIEIVYPGRATRGMAYMPVSRLKDVPENEKGYPEFTMFEELPSWGFYVRHVKGIQLRHIKLRLQEDDFRPAFVFDRVSGIRLTGIDLPEDKQAGQVVLRKCTLQEVDATAKNQLQEVD